One region of Papaver somniferum cultivar HN1 unplaced genomic scaffold, ASM357369v1 unplaced-scaffold_131, whole genome shotgun sequence genomic DNA includes:
- the LOC113332473 gene encoding uncharacterized protein LOC113332473 encodes MPTVDEEIGLGRDDDLSPLERIASPARRDVQIDGLTASDTEDDEEALILHARRRNIRRQAEYQEALGREQERLRRVQLGREAVIGVDPVTSTQIPPNILPPPPVTMTPPPSHLGHPNGHSSHVSTDPTLTAILESQRRQEAALRDLRQRNLALEFENYQLRNLRPMSRGSSSRGTSGHQGRIRQAPPAVGPKNSGRSGPPLTPPVKGYGPPDDSSTNDERREMNNQQRNTRSDNATEAKLRELEEKIKKMSGTGEEDKLSEVISEAERTPFTQELELRAFPPKCTLPNFPSRRGKEWFYNLAPGTVNSYENLVEAFLDTYMHNNRPRPKVNRLFTLAPRFREPLRSLTDRWRNLCTEIGKVPVDQQIFGFENTLGRSDPIWVAMFTEKPQTLKEMRKMKEHFISLEEIHEESRDRGVQEASAAPESTSDDTQRRPEKIPSPPVRGNGKKGWITKGKRPRHEARTYTPLNAPLEEIFKEVEKMSDIIYPASRGIQFEETKDHPEYCHYHQYRGHSTKNCREVKYIVKHLIRDGYLRQFVRHPAQTTAAPNAPVHQVRIDRSTQFVNTISHSATQAYNLNPGIVSRIHKRNHSGKEIFSVAKSFPMEPWMVRTIFFSAQDVPMNDQAHSDPLVITLLIEEWGVRRILVDSGSSVEVLFYDTFKRMELSDDILIPSTYRIYGFNGMVTIPKGEVTLRVSYGGGYLDTLNTFYVVDVASTYEYIIGRPWIAGIKGVASAYHQRLRFPTYKGIAEVVGDPQASRQCMQADTQINEERRARQRGEKKKAKEAKVAEELEKVISQAVMAYEAEGSEPS; translated from the exons ATGCCAACTGTGGACGAGGAGATTGGTCTAGGACGAGATGATGACTTATCGCCTCTGGAGCGAATCGCCTCGCCCGCAAGGAGGGATGTTCAAATAGATGGACTTACCGCGTCAGACACAGAAGATGACGAGGAAGCATTGATCCTGCATGCTCGAAGACGAAACATCAGACGACaagctgagtatcaagaagccctCGGACGAGAGCAAGAACGGTTAAGGAGAGTACAACTGGGACGAGAAGCGGTTATCGGGGTCGATCCGGTGACATCGACTCAGATACCTCCCAATATACTTCCTCCACCACCTGTGACGATGACACCACCCCCTTCTCATCTAGGCCATCCAAATGGTCATTCCAGCCATGTGAGCACAGATCCAACACTGACCGCGATTCTAGAAAGCCAAAGAAGGCAAGAGGCGGCTTTAAGAGATCTTCGGCAGAGGAATCTGGCTCTAGAGTTCGAGAACTATCAATTACGTAACTTAAGGCCGATGTCGAGAGGATCCTCAAGTCGTGGAACATCGGGTCACCAAGGCCGAATCAGGCAAGCACCACCTGCAGTAGGACCAAAAAATTCCGGTCGATCGGGACCACCCCTGACACCACCTGTCAAGGGATACGGACCACCCGATGATTCATCAACAAACGACGAAAGGAGAGAAATGAACAATCAGCAGAGAAACACAAGGTCCGATAATGCGACTGAAGCCAAGCTGAGAGAGTTGGaggagaagataaagaagatgtcAGGAACCGGTGAAGAAGACAAGCTCTCCGAGGTTATAAGCGAGGCCGAGAGGACCCCTTTCACCCAAGAGCTAGAACTAAGGGCCTTCCCACCTAAGTGCACGCTCCCCAATTTCCCATCGAG GCGAGGCAAGGAATGGTTCTACAACCTCGCACCAGGAACAGTCAACAGTTATGAGAATCTAGTCGAAGCCTTCCTTGACACATACATGCACAACAACAGACCTCGGCCCAAGGTCAACAGGTTATTCACCTTGGCCCCACGGTTCAGAGAACCTCTCAGATCATTGACCGATAGATGGAGAAATTTGTGTACAGAGATTGGGAAAGTACCCGTCGACCAGCAGATATTCGGGTTTGAAAACACACTTGGGAGATCGGATCCCATCTGGGTAGCCATGTTCACTGAGAAACCACAAACGttgaaagaaatgaggaaaatgAAAGAGCATTTCATCTCCCTAGAAGAAATCCATGAAGAGTCAAGAGATAGAGGAGTGCAAGAAGCTAGTGCAGCGCCCGAGTCAACGTCGGACGATACTCAAAGACGGCCCGAGAAGATACCGAGTCCGCCCGTGCGAGGAAATGGGAAGAAGGGATGGATAACTAAAGGGAAGAGGCCAAGGCACGAGGCGAGAACGTACACCCCTTTGAATGCTCCActggaagaaatcttcaaagaagTCGAAAAAATgagtgacatcatatacccagcTTCAAGAGGGATACAGTTCGAAGAGACCAAGGATCACCCGGAATATTGCCATTATCATCAGTATCGAGGCCACTCTACAAAAAACTGTCGAGAAGTAAAATATATCGTGAAACACCTTATCAGAGATGGTTATCTGAGACAGTTCGTCCGACATCCAGCCCAGACGACCGCAGCGCCCAATGCACCAGTCCATCAGGTTCGGATCGACAGATCCACGCAGTTTGTCAACACGATTTCTCATTCCGCCACTCAAGCGTACAATCTGAATCCCGGAATAGTGTCTAGAATCCACAAGAGGAATCATAGTGGGAAGGAAATTTTCAGCGTAGCAAAATCTTTTCCTATGGAACCATGGATGGTGCGAACTATCTTTTTCTCGGCCCAGGATGTCCCGATGAACGACCAAGCTCACAGTGATCCTTTGGTTATTACCCTACTAATTGAGGAATGGGGGGTAAGAAGGATATTAGTAGATAGTGGGAGCTCCGTCGAAGTACTCTTCTACGATAcgttcaaaaggatggagttgtCGGATGATATACTCATCCCGTCAACATATCGTATATACGGTTTTAATGGGATGGTAACCATCCCGAAGGGAGAAGTAACTCTAAGGGTATCGTATGGAGGTGGCTACCTGGATACTTTAAACACATTTTATGTGGTGGATGTCGCCTCTACCTATGAATATATTATCGGAAGACCATGGATCgcgggaatcaaaggagtggcatcgGCCTATCATCAAAGATTACGGTTCCCAACGTACAAGGGGATAGCAGAAGTCGTAGGAGATCCACAAGCATCCCGACAGTGCATGCAGGCCGACACCCAGATAAATGAGGAGCGGCGAGCACGACAAAGGGGAGAGAAGAAAAAGGCTAAAGAAGCCAAAGTCGCAGAAGAACTGGAAAAGGTTATTTCGCAAGCGGTCATGGCTTACGAAGCAGAAGGAAGCGAGCCTTCATAG